A window of Cryptomeria japonica chromosome 3, Sugi_1.0, whole genome shotgun sequence contains these coding sequences:
- the LOC131066809 gene encoding protein CURLY FLAG LEAF 2 isoform X1, giving the protein MPSKFKSCTSPALDGFQILMSMDVESVNKNIFGWGKDEVKVSELVLRHFNDQRDSTALHLLGRNARNTASSSSSFGSESIDFDPMELGQEQCFSSARDKSLDLKSGEVYYPSSEEATETSSEVFSIQESSKFSSIEEEDENEGRLDLAMNLSISKTFKSGIKMNDDIATEEAESAAMKLIGCLTCLMYFMVSGQDLKCPKCKGSALLDFPE; this is encoded by the exons ATGCCCTCTAAATTCAAATCATGTACTTCTCCTGCACTTGACGGTTTTCAGATTTTGATGAGCATGGATGTTGAGAGTGTTAACAAGAACATATTTGGTTGGGGTAAAGATGAGGTGAAAGTATCAGAGCTTGTGCTGAGACATTTCAATGACCAGAGAGATTCAACAGCTCTTCATCTGCTAGGAAGGAACGCAAGGAATACAGCATCATCCTCTTCTTCATTTGGGTCTGAATCAATCGATTTTGATCCTATGGAACTGGGTCAAGAACAGTGCTTTTCTTCAGCAAGGGATAAATCCCTAGATTTGAAG AGTGGAGAAGTCTATTACCCGAGTTCAGAAGAAGCAACTGAAACAAGCTCTGAGGTCTTTTCAATTCAGGAGAGCTCAAAATTCAGCTccattgaagaagaagatgaaaatgaagGTAGGTTAGATCTTGCGATGAATTTATCCATCTCAAAAACTTTTAAATCTGgaatcaaaatgaatgatgatattgcTACAGAAGAAGCTGAGTCTGCCGCCATGAAGCTTATTGGGTGCCTCACATGTTTAATGTATTTCATGGTGTCTGGTCAAGATCTCAAGTGTCCAAAGTGCAAAGGTTCTGCACTGCTAGATTTTCCTGAATAA
- the LOC131066809 gene encoding protein CURLY FLAG LEAF 1 isoform X4, producing the protein MPSKFKSCTSPALDGFQILMSMDVESVNKNIFGWGKDEVKVSELVLRHFNDQRDSTALHLLGRNARNTASSSSSFGSESIDFDPMELGQEQCFSSARDKSLDLKSGEVYYPSSEEATETSSEVFSIQESSKFSSIEEEDENEEEAESAAMKLIGCLTCLMYFMVSGQDLKCPKCKGSALLDFPE; encoded by the exons ATGCCCTCTAAATTCAAATCATGTACTTCTCCTGCACTTGACGGTTTTCAGATTTTGATGAGCATGGATGTTGAGAGTGTTAACAAGAACATATTTGGTTGGGGTAAAGATGAGGTGAAAGTATCAGAGCTTGTGCTGAGACATTTCAATGACCAGAGAGATTCAACAGCTCTTCATCTGCTAGGAAGGAACGCAAGGAATACAGCATCATCCTCTTCTTCATTTGGGTCTGAATCAATCGATTTTGATCCTATGGAACTGGGTCAAGAACAGTGCTTTTCTTCAGCAAGGGATAAATCCCTAGATTTGAAG AGTGGAGAAGTCTATTACCCGAGTTCAGAAGAAGCAACTGAAACAAGCTCTGAGGTCTTTTCAATTCAGGAGAGCTCAAAATTCAGCTccattgaagaagaagatgaaaatgaag AAGAAGCTGAGTCTGCCGCCATGAAGCTTATTGGGTGCCTCACATGTTTAATGTATTTCATGGTGTCTGGTCAAGATCTCAAGTGTCCAAAGTGCAAAGGTTCTGCACTGCTAGATTTTCCTGAATAA